Proteins found in one Lycium ferocissimum isolate CSIRO_LF1 chromosome 6, AGI_CSIRO_Lferr_CH_V1, whole genome shotgun sequence genomic segment:
- the LOC132059576 gene encoding uncharacterized protein LOC132059576: MATSLSIHLIPFNSKFNNLPIPSISRSINSVVKASVSSQPRKTRRKKQQKQHQLKTVDDDIVASGTEKVLRLVFMEELMERARNADSEGVSRVIYDMIAAGLSPGPRSFHGLVVSHVLERDNDGAMHALRRELSEGLRPLHETFLALVRLFGAKGLATRGLEILAAMEKLKYDIRQAWLVLVEELVRCNHLEDANKVFLKGAEGGLRATDEIYDLLIEKDCKVGDHSNALTIAYEMEAAGRMATTFHFNCLLSVQATCGIPEIAFATFENMEYGEAHMKPDTETYNWVIQAYTRAESYDRVQDVAELLGMMVEDHKRLQPNVRTYALLVECFTKYCVVREAIRHFRGLKNFEGGTQVLYNDGKYGDPLSLYLRALCREGRIVELLEALEAMARDKQPIPPRAMILSRKYRTLVSSWIEPLQEEAELGYEIDYIARYVSEGGLTGDRKRWVPRRGKTPLDPDAQGFIYSNPRETSFKQRCLEEWRLHHRKLLKTLLNEGPSILGNITESDYIRIEERLRKVIKGPEQNALKPKAASKMVVSELKEELEAQGLPIDGTRNVLYQRVQKARRINRSRGRPLWVPPVEEEEEEVDEELDELISRIKLHEGNTEFWKRRFLGEGLNENHGQQSDIIDLEPTGVADDTDAVDDNAKEAEDDEAEDDEAQDEEEEVEQTESQPEVGDRKDKEVEAAKPLQMIGVQLLKDSDSTASSSRKSRRRISRVAAVDDDDDDWFPLDIQEAFVEMRNRKVFDVSDMYTITDAWGWTWDKEFKNKAPRRWSQEWEVELGIKVMTKVIELGGTPTIGDCAVILRAAVRAPMPSAFLKILQTSHSLGYVFGSPLYDEIIILCLDLGELDAAIAIVADLETSGIKVPDETLDRVISARQSTDTPVNGSQ; encoded by the exons ATGGCTACTAGCCTTTCCATACATCTTATCccattcaattccaaattcaacAATCTcccaattccatcaatttctcgGTCAATTAACAGCGTTGTTAAGGCTTCCGTTTCATCGCAACCCCGAAAAACCAGAAGAAAAAAACAGCAAAAGCAACATCAGTTGAAGACTGTGGATGATGATATTGTGGCATCTGGAACGGAGAAAGTGTTGAGGCTTGTTTTTATGGAGGAATTAATGGAGCGTGCTAGGAATGCGGATTCGGAAGGCGTATCTAGAGTTATTTATGATATGATTGCTGCGGGTCTGTCTCCTGGACCGCGTTCTTTTCATGGTTTGGTTGTTTCTCATGTGCTTGAACGCGATAATGATGGCGCT ATGCATGCTCTTAGAAGGGAGTTGAGTGAAGGTCTTCGGCCTCTACATGAAACATTTTTGGCATTGGTTCGTTTGTTTGGTGCCAAGGGTCTTGCTACGAGAGGCTTAGAAATTCTTGCAGCAATGGAGAAATTGAAATACGACATTCGCCAAGCTTGGCTGGTTCTTGTTG AGGAGCTTGTACGGTGTAATCATCTAGAAGATGCCAACAAAGTGTTTCTCAAGGGTGCTGAAGGTGGACTCAGAGCAACTGATGAGATCTATGATCTCCTAATAGAAAAAGATTGTAAAGTAGGAGATCACTCAAATGCCTTAACTATTGCCTATGAAATGGAAGCTGCTGGCAGAATGGCCACTACTTTCCATTTCAATTGTCTTTTGAGCGTGCAG GCTACCTGTGGGATACCTGAAATTGCTTTTGCGACATTTGAGAACATGGAGTATGGTGAAG CTCATATGAAACCTGATACGGAGACATATAATTGGGTTATCCAAGCATATACTAGGGCTGAGTCTTATGATAG AGTGCAGGACGTTGCTGAGCTACTTGGGATGATGGTTGAGGACCACAAACGTTTGCAACCTAACGTGAGAACCTATGC TTTGTTGGTTGAATGCTTTACCAAGTATTGTGTGGTACGTGAAGCTATCAGACATTTCCGTGGTCTAAAGAATTTTGAAGGTGGAACACAAGTGCTTTATAATGATGGAAAGTACGGGGACCCACTTTCATTGTATCTTCGTGCTCTATGTAGGGAAG GGAGGATTGTTGAGTTGTTAGAAGCACTTGAAGCAATGGCTAGAGATAAACAGCCAATCCCACCAAGAGCAATGATCTTGAGCAGAAAATATCGTACATTAGTTAGCTCATGGATTGAACCTTTGCAGGAAGAAGCTGAACTTGGATATGAGATTGATTACATAGCCAG GTATGTTTCTGAAGGTGGACTTACAGGTGACCGCAAACGATGGGTCCCAAGAAGGGGAAAAACTCCTTTAGATCCTGATGCCCAAGGATTTATATATTCCAATCCTAGGGAAACCTCTTTTAAACAAAGATGTCTTGAAGAGTGGAGGTTGCACCACAGGAAGCTTTTGAAAACCTTACTCAATGAAGGACCTTCAATTCTGGGGAACATTACCGAGTCTGATTACATACGTATTGAGGAGAGACTGAGGAAAGTCATCAAAGGACCTGAACAGAACGCCTTGAAACCAAAAGCTGCTAGTAAAATGGTTGTATCAGAATTAAAGGAAGAACTAGAAGCACAAGGTCTACCAATAGATGGAACCAGAAATGTACTCTACCAACGAGTGCAGAAAGCAAGGAGAATAAATCGTTCTAGAGGCAGGCCACTTTGGGTTCCTCCAGttgaggaggaagaagaagag GTCGATGAAGAGCTGGATGAGTTGATCTCACGTATAAAGTTGCATGAAGGAAATACCGAATTCTGGAAACGCCGCTTTCTTGGGGAGGGCTTAAACGAAAATCATGGCCAGCAGTCGGACATAATAGACTTAGAACCTACTGGTGTTGCAGATGATACTGATGCTGTCGATGATAATGCAAAAGAGGCTGAAGATGATGAGGCAGAAGATGACGAGGCACAAGATGAGGAGGAAGAAGTGGAGCAAACTGAAAGCCAACCGGAAGTAGGTGATAGGAAGGACAAGGAAGTTGAAGCTGCAAAACCTCTTCAAATGATTGGAGTGCAATTACTAAAAGATTCTGATTCAACAGCTAGTTCTTCAAGAAAATCCAGGAGAAGGATTTCTAGAGTAGCTGCAGTG gatgatgacgatgatgactGGTTTCCACTGGACATTCAAGAAGCATTTGTGGAGATGAGGAATCGGAAAGTATTTGATGTATCAGATATGTATACAATCACTGATGCTTGGGGTTGGACATGGGATAAAGAGTTCAAGAACAAAGCTCCTCGAAGATGGTCACAGGAGTGGGAAGTTGAATTGGGGATCAAAGTGATGACAAAA GTAATAGAATTGGGTGGGACACCAACAATTGGGGATTGCGCTGTGATACTGCGGGCCGCAGTACGAGCTCCTATGCCTTctgctttcttgaaaattttgcaaacatcACATAGTCTTGGTTATGTATTTGGAAG CCCTTTGTATGACGAGATCATTATATTATGCCTTGATCTTGGGGAGCTTGATGCTGCAATTGCCATAGTGGCAGATTTAGAGACTAGCGGAATCAAGGTACCGGATGAAACCCTTGATAGAGTAATTTCGGCCAGGCAGAGTACTGATACTCCTGTTAATGGTTCGCAATAG